From the Thermovirga lienii DSM 17291 genome, one window contains:
- a CDS encoding amidohydrolase (PFAM: Amidohydrolase family~COGs: COG0402 Cytosine deaminase and related metal-dependent hydrolase~InterPro IPR006680~KEGG: aco:Amico_1030 amidohydrolase~PFAM: amidohydrolase~SPTR: Amidohydrolase), which produces MRTLLRRVYYVDAFMEEAKRGDILIDGDSIVEIGEEIPISEDMEVLDCKFKKAVIPGLVNAHTHAAMTLLRGLGEERPLKEWLEEKIWQVEAKLTPEDIYWGTSLALLEMTSMGVTAFADMYFEMEEVGSAAQQFGARCALAKGIIGTDESNVEKTLSLIDHFKGQELVNVQIGPHAPYTVPAEMYKRLCDLALDKGVGVHTHFMEAPWERGFLMEKYGMTPVDFLENSGLLSVPVALLAHCVWMEEEEIEKMSCPSVQVAHNPSSNLKLGSGIAPLRGYLDRGVTVSLGTDGAASNNRLDVWEEMRLAALLHKGKELDPTCCKAKEVLKMATFNGARALGFDKVGRIERSWKADLAMIDLDKPHYVGFDCANLVHYLVYAGSSADVVGTMVNGVWVYYHGNYKYKEAEFVRERAQKSRERICS; this is translated from the coding sequence TTGAGAACCCTTTTAAGGAGAGTGTACTACGTTGATGCCTTCATGGAGGAGGCCAAGCGGGGAGACATTTTGATCGATGGCGATTCCATAGTGGAGATAGGAGAAGAAATCCCCATATCTGAAGATATGGAGGTATTAGATTGCAAGTTTAAAAAAGCTGTCATTCCGGGTTTGGTCAATGCCCATACTCATGCGGCCATGACCCTCCTGCGAGGGCTGGGAGAGGAAAGACCCTTGAAGGAGTGGCTAGAGGAGAAGATATGGCAGGTAGAGGCCAAGCTCACTCCAGAGGATATATACTGGGGAACTTCCCTAGCCCTTTTGGAGATGACCTCAATGGGTGTTACGGCCTTTGCGGATATGTACTTTGAGATGGAGGAAGTGGGCAGTGCAGCGCAACAGTTTGGAGCAAGATGTGCGCTAGCCAAAGGAATTATAGGGACCGATGAGTCCAATGTGGAAAAGACGCTGAGCTTGATTGACCATTTCAAGGGTCAAGAGCTCGTGAACGTCCAAATAGGTCCCCATGCTCCATATACGGTTCCTGCGGAAATGTACAAAAGATTGTGTGACCTCGCGCTGGACAAGGGAGTGGGGGTTCATACCCACTTTATGGAGGCCCCCTGGGAGAGAGGTTTCCTGATGGAAAAGTACGGAATGACTCCTGTGGATTTTTTGGAGAACTCAGGTCTTCTGTCCGTTCCGGTGGCTCTTTTGGCTCACTGTGTATGGATGGAGGAAGAAGAAATTGAGAAAATGTCCTGCCCTTCCGTGCAGGTTGCTCACAACCCCTCAAGCAACCTTAAGCTCGGTAGCGGCATAGCTCCCCTTAGAGGTTATCTTGACCGTGGTGTTACTGTTTCTTTGGGTACCGATGGTGCTGCAAGCAACAACAGGCTTGACGTGTGGGAGGAGATGCGCCTTGCAGCTTTGCTTCATAAGGGCAAGGAACTGGATCCCACATGTTGCAAAGCTAAAGAGGTCTTGAAGATGGCCACTTTCAACGGTGCAAGGGCTCTTGGTTTCGATAAAGTGGGGAGAATAGAGAGATCCTGGAAGGCTGACCTCGCCATGATTGACTTGGACAAGCCTCATTATGTGGGGTTCGATTGCGCCAACTTAGTCCATTATTTGGTGTATGCGGGAAGCAGCGCAGACGTGGTGGGTACAATGGTAAACGGAGTTTGGGTTTACTACCATGGCAACTACAAATACAAGGAAGCAGAATTTGTGAGGGAAAGAGCCCAGAAATCAAGGGAAAGAATATGTAGTTAG
- a CDS encoding alanyl-tRNA synthetase (PFAM: DHHA1 domain; Threonyl and Alanyl tRNA synthetase second additional domain; tRNA synthetases class II (A)~TIGRFAM: alanine--tRNA ligase~COGs: COG0013 Alanyl-tRNA synthetase~InterProIPR018165: IPR018164: IPR012947: IPR003156: IPR 002318~KEGG: tai:Taci_1033 alanyl-tRNA synthetase~PFAM: Alanyl-tRNA synthetase, class IIc-like; Threonyl/alanyl tRNA synthetase SAD; phosphoesterase DHHA1~SPTR: Alanine--tRNA ligase;~TIGRFAM: alanyl-tRNA synthetase) — protein sequence MQARSGKELREMFLSFFESKGHKRYPSFSLVPDDPSILFTIAGMVPFKPYFLGQKTPEVTRATTSQKCVRTNDIDNVGRTARHHTFFEMLGNFSFGDYFKKEASLFAWEFLTERVGLDPDRLYPTIYKDDEEAFEIWNKVVGVPANRIYRLGEEDNFWSVGPVGPCGPCSELIYDQGPEFSCGSPDCGLECDCDRYLEVWNLVFMQYNRDEEGNLNPLPKKNIDTGMGLERLASVVQQVKGDFETDLFKPLVAKASSIMGVNYGAGGREDMAVRVVSDHLRAVAFMIADGIMPSNEGRGYVLRRILRRAVRYGRLAGVERPFLTELLPVLNEIMADPYEELILHKNLIEQVIEQEELRFGRTLEQGTTLLEEEIRNVKSSGGKTLSGVVAFELYDTFGFPFELTEEICKEAGVEVKFEEFQKEMEKQRERARAAWAKSESNKIEMDEGLLKDLEPSEFTGYEKEEDEGKVLAVVVDNEKKEACAEGQECYVVLNKTPFYGEKGGQVGDEGVLEWQPGGRAKVLDTQVSSGGHYVHKVRVESGKLKVGDFVVAKVDSGRRKKIKAHHTSTHLLHEALIRVLGDHVRQAGSLVAPDFLRFDFTHVKPMTKDEIKEVENIVFGVITDNLALETHITNIEEAKKLGAKALFEEKYGDKVRVIVVPGYSAELCGGTHVNRTGDIGVFKIVKEEGIGAGLRRITALASDAAFLKFQEQAEKLDELSEILEAEEGQLKEKALSLLEQRKKLQDEVERLNVEKAQLAVDEMLQKAVEVEGVLLCSGIFDELPPNVLRQVGDKIRNSRKSSVAILASKAKDQVTFVVMADKDAMAKGVHAGKLAKSIAQLLGGGGGGRPDVAQAGAKKVDGVKEALNKAIDILREMIG from the coding sequence ATGCAGGCAAGAAGCGGTAAGGAACTGAGGGAAATGTTTTTGTCTTTTTTTGAGAGCAAAGGGCACAAAAGATATCCGAGCTTTTCTCTGGTACCAGATGATCCCAGCATACTTTTCACCATAGCGGGAATGGTGCCTTTCAAGCCTTATTTCTTGGGACAGAAGACCCCAGAGGTTACCCGAGCTACTACCTCCCAGAAATGCGTGAGGACGAACGACATAGATAACGTGGGAAGGACTGCTAGGCATCATACCTTCTTCGAGATGCTAGGAAACTTCAGCTTCGGAGATTACTTCAAGAAAGAAGCTTCCCTTTTCGCTTGGGAGTTTCTTACGGAGCGTGTTGGGCTGGATCCTGACAGACTGTATCCCACTATTTACAAAGACGATGAGGAAGCTTTCGAGATATGGAATAAGGTAGTTGGTGTACCAGCAAACAGAATATACAGGCTCGGAGAAGAGGATAATTTTTGGTCCGTTGGACCCGTTGGTCCTTGCGGCCCCTGTTCTGAGCTGATCTACGATCAAGGCCCGGAGTTTTCCTGCGGGAGCCCTGATTGCGGCTTGGAGTGCGATTGCGACCGTTACTTGGAGGTTTGGAACCTTGTGTTCATGCAATATAACCGGGACGAAGAAGGGAACCTCAATCCTCTTCCGAAGAAAAACATAGACACGGGAATGGGACTTGAGAGATTGGCCTCTGTTGTTCAGCAGGTAAAAGGGGACTTCGAGACGGACCTTTTCAAACCACTGGTAGCCAAGGCCTCTTCCATAATGGGCGTAAATTATGGGGCCGGAGGAAGGGAAGATATGGCCGTAAGAGTGGTTTCTGACCACTTGAGGGCAGTTGCCTTCATGATCGCCGATGGCATAATGCCTTCCAATGAGGGAAGGGGTTACGTCCTCAGAAGAATATTGAGGAGGGCAGTGCGCTACGGGCGCCTTGCCGGGGTGGAAAGGCCATTTCTCACTGAACTTTTGCCGGTATTGAACGAGATAATGGCAGATCCCTACGAAGAATTGATACTCCACAAGAACTTGATAGAACAGGTAATTGAGCAGGAGGAGTTGCGGTTTGGAAGGACCTTGGAGCAGGGTACAACGCTGCTTGAAGAGGAGATCAGGAACGTGAAAAGTTCCGGAGGGAAGACCTTGAGCGGTGTTGTTGCCTTTGAACTGTATGATACCTTTGGATTCCCCTTCGAGTTGACCGAAGAGATATGTAAAGAGGCGGGGGTAGAGGTCAAGTTCGAGGAATTTCAGAAAGAAATGGAAAAGCAAAGGGAAAGAGCCAGGGCTGCTTGGGCCAAGTCCGAGAGCAACAAAATAGAGATGGACGAAGGGCTGTTAAAAGATTTGGAGCCCAGCGAATTTACCGGGTATGAAAAGGAAGAAGACGAAGGAAAAGTTTTGGCCGTGGTCGTGGATAATGAAAAGAAAGAGGCTTGTGCAGAGGGCCAAGAATGTTATGTGGTGCTCAATAAGACACCCTTTTACGGTGAAAAAGGTGGCCAGGTGGGCGATGAAGGAGTTCTCGAATGGCAGCCTGGAGGGCGAGCAAAGGTCTTAGACACCCAAGTGTCCTCTGGTGGGCATTATGTGCACAAGGTGAGGGTGGAGTCTGGCAAACTCAAGGTGGGAGACTTCGTAGTGGCCAAGGTCGACAGCGGAAGGAGAAAGAAGATAAAAGCTCACCATACATCTACCCATCTCCTCCACGAAGCCCTAATAAGGGTGCTTGGCGATCACGTTAGGCAGGCCGGGTCCCTTGTTGCACCGGATTTCCTGAGGTTCGACTTTACTCATGTTAAGCCTATGACAAAAGATGAGATAAAAGAGGTTGAGAACATAGTGTTCGGGGTAATTACCGATAATCTTGCTTTGGAAACTCACATTACGAACATCGAAGAGGCGAAGAAGTTGGGAGCCAAGGCCCTATTCGAGGAAAAGTACGGAGATAAGGTCAGGGTCATAGTAGTTCCCGGCTATAGCGCCGAGCTGTGCGGTGGAACCCATGTGAACCGCACTGGTGACATCGGTGTTTTCAAGATAGTCAAGGAAGAGGGTATAGGAGCAGGCCTAAGGAGGATAACTGCCCTCGCCTCGGATGCTGCTTTCCTTAAGTTCCAGGAACAGGCAGAGAAGCTTGACGAACTTTCGGAGATTCTCGAAGCAGAGGAAGGCCAGCTTAAAGAAAAGGCCCTTTCCTTGCTCGAGCAGCGCAAAAAACTTCAGGACGAGGTGGAAAGACTAAACGTAGAAAAGGCTCAATTGGCTGTGGATGAAATGCTGCAGAAAGCTGTCGAAGTTGAAGGTGTTTTGCTATGCTCGGGAATATTTGACGAACTGCCGCCCAATGTTCTTCGCCAGGTGGGAGACAAGATAAGGAACAGCCGTAAATCCAGCGTGGCCATTTTGGCGTCCAAGGCGAAGGATCAAGTGACCTTTGTGGTGATGGCCGACAAGGATGCCATGGCAAAAGGAGTTCACGCTGGCAAACTGGCCAAGTCCATCGCCCAGCTTCTGGGTGGCGGTGGGGGAGGACGTCCGGACGTCGCTCAGGCGGGAGCCAAAAAGGTTGATGGAGTGAAGGAAGCACTTAATAAGGCTATAGATATTCTGAGGGAAATGATAGGATAA
- a CDS encoding Holliday junction resolvase YqgF (PFAM: Uncharacterised protein family (UPF0081)~TIGRFAM: RNAse H-fold protein YqgF~COGs: COG0816 endonuclease involved in recombination (possible Holliday junction resolvase in Mycoplasmas and B. subtilis)~InterPro IPR005227: IPR006641~KEGG: aco:Amico_1028 Holliday junction resolvase YqgF~PFAM: Holliday junction resolvase YqgF~SMART: Resolvase RNase H domain protein fold~SPTR: Putative Holliday junction resolvase) codes for MKRFLGLDIGTKRIGVSVSDPLGSFAQGVAVLDATRDWMAELDKLVAHYKVGVIVVGMPYRTDASVGPEALKIKDVVSSLRQRYPDLDVVLWDERFTTTIAEKAMIEADVKRKKRRQNIDMVAASIMLQDFLEHYSKGGS; via the coding sequence ATGAAGAGGTTTCTAGGCCTGGACATTGGAACCAAGAGAATTGGTGTTTCTGTAAGTGACCCCCTTGGTAGTTTCGCCCAGGGGGTCGCTGTTTTGGACGCCACTAGGGACTGGATGGCAGAATTGGACAAGCTTGTGGCACACTATAAGGTGGGTGTTATAGTTGTAGGCATGCCCTATCGAACGGATGCTTCGGTAGGTCCTGAGGCTCTGAAGATAAAAGACGTTGTATCTAGTCTGAGACAGAGATATCCAGACCTTGATGTTGTTCTCTGGGATGAACGATTCACCACTACCATAGCGGAAAAGGCAATGATAGAGGCCGATGTGAAGAGAAAGAAACGTAGGCAGAACATCGATATGGTAGCAGCGAGCATAATGCTTCAAGACTTCTTGGAGCACTATAGCAAAGGGGGCAGCTAG